One window from the genome of Grus americana isolate bGruAme1 chromosome 14, bGruAme1.mat, whole genome shotgun sequence encodes:
- the HBEGF gene encoding proheparin-binding EGF-like growth factor gives MDGRVVLIHALLAAVCSAAAGGLGGDELHNEVLHKGGGAPVPATAPLLGGSPEKEGGGAASGDDLSELPRVAFLSKPQGLVTPKKKGNGNKRRKGKGQGKKRDPCLRKYKDFCIHGECKYIRELGAPSCICQPGYHGERCHGLSLPVEHPPSAYDHTTALAVIAVVLSSLCLVIIAALLMLRCHKRGVYDVENEEKIKLGITVNH, from the exons ATGGACGGGCGGGTGGTGCTGATCCACGCGCTGCTGGCGGCAG TGTgctcggcggcggcgggcgggctgGGCGGGGACGAGCTCCACAACGAAGTGCTGCACAAGGGCGGCGGGGCGCCGGTCCCGGCCACGGCCCCGCTGCTCGGCGGCAGCCCGGAGAAGGAGGGCGGCGGAGCGGCCTCGGGGGACGACCTCAGCGAGCTGCCGAGAG ttgCTTTCCTGTCAAAGCCTCAAGGCCTGGTTACACCCAAGAAAAAAGGGAACgggaataaaagaagaaaaggcaaaggccaggggaagaagagagaccCGTGCCTGCGGAAGTACAAGGATTTCTGTATTCACGGTGAATGCAAATACATCCGCGAGCTGGGAGCTCCCTCCTGCAT ATGCCAGCCCGGATATCACGGAGAGAGATGCCACGGCCTCTCGCTGCCTGTGGAGCACCCCCCCAGTGCGTACGACCACACGACGGCACTGGCTGTCATTGCTGTTGTCCTGTCCTCCCTGTGTCTCGTCATCATCGCAGCTCTGCTGATGCTCAG GTGTCACAAGAGGGGTGTCTACGATGTAGAAAACGAAGAGAAAATCAAGCTGGGCATCACTGTGAATCACTGA
- the SLC4A9 gene encoding anion exchange protein 4 → MAPAAKRAGAALQREEWGDTTCPLLFIQLNQLFSTPAGLEWRETARWIKFEEKVEDGGERWSMPHVPVLRLHSLFQLRMCLQKGTMLLDLDAPSFKEIIDNALSGQLEEAELQPELKERLAALLLQQPRHQPTKSLLWRLAELSLSPCQGKAEPRAQLSETPLKEQLRNRFKKKIPPGAEAAHVAVGEVEFLEKPFTAFIRLRRGVALGSLAEVTLPSRFLFILLGPQAKVKAYHEVGRAMATLLTDELFQRVARQAEHREDLITGMEAFLDELTVLPPGKWDPSARIPPPSSPHRRTTVHPLDRQSHGNGDMAAAGARAGLGNPCSREELERTGRLFGGLLQDIRRKAPWYGSDFSDALHPQCLSAVLYIYLVTVTNAITFGGMLGDATANMQGVLESFLGTAFAGSIFCLFSGQPLTILSSTGPVLVFERLLFSFSQDHSLDYLEFRLWIGLWVAFFGVVLVATEASHLVQYFTRFTEEGFCALISLIFIYDSLKKMLSLADTFPINWQYRLDNVTSYSCVCNLSSPGEPKQLSAGNDTPLPSSLPPAALAGLSRTQCLGRGGHLLGTSCQYVPDVTLVSFLLFGGTFLSCTALKRFRSSRYFPVGVRKLVSDFAIILASLASCAVDAALGLETPKLLVPSELKPTNPVRGWIISPFRANPWWVCLVSAVPAVLVTILIFMDQQITAVILNRREYKLQKGAGFHLDLLCVSLLMVVTSATGLPWYVSATVISLAHMESLKKESTTSAPGEHPEFLGIREQRLTGLAVFILTGVSVFMAPILKHIPMPVLYGVFLHMGVAALNSIQLTDRVRLLLMPAKHQPDLPYLHHVPLHRVHLFTVIQLLCLALLWVLKSTMAAIIFPVMLLALVGIRKGLERIFSLHDLSWLDSLLPETARKEAQGKQPGKQESDGEDAELMHRQGPEINISVN, encoded by the exons ATGGCCCCAGCGGCCAAGCGAGCCGGTGCCGCCCTGCAGCGGGAGGAATGGGGTGACACCACCTGCCCACTGCTCTTCATCCAGCTCAACCAGCTCTTCAGCaccccagcagggctggagtgGAGAGAGACGGCCAG GTGGATAAAGTTCGAGGAGAAGGTGGAGGATGGCGGGGAGCGCTGGAGCATGCCCCACGTCCCAGTCCTCCGCCTGCACAGCCTCTTCCAGCTGAGGATGTGCCTGCAGAAGGGGACAATGCTCCTGGATCTGGATGCCCCcagtttcaaagaaataatCG ACAACGCACTTTCTGGGCAGCTCgaggaagcagagctgcagcctgagCTGAAGGAGCGTCTGGCAGCCCTCCTGCTCCAACAGCCACGGCACCAGCCCACCAAATCCCTGCTGTGGCGCCTCGCTGAGCTCAGCCTCTCTCCCTGCCAAG GGAAGGCTGAGCCCAGAGCCCAGCTCTCCGAAACGCCTCTTAAGGAGCAG CTGAGAAACCGATTTAAGAAGAAGATCCCACCAGGGGCTGAAGCAGCCCATGTTGCTGTCGGTGAAGTTGAATTCCTGGAGAAGCCCTTCACCGCCTTCATCCGCCTCAGGCGAGGAGTGGCCCTCGGCTCGCTGGCTGAAGTCACTCTCCCCAGCAG GTTCCTCTTCATTCTGCTGGGTCCCCAAGCCAAAGTGAAAGCCTACCACGAGGTTGGCAGGGCCATGGCCACGCTGCTGACAGATGAG CTCTTTCAAAGGGTTGCCCGGCAGGCTGAGCACCGAGAGGACCTCATCACCGGAATGGAGGCATTCCTGGATGAGCTAACTGTGCTTCCTCCTGGGAAATGGGACCCCAGTGCCCGAATTCCTCCACCGAGCTCTCCACACAGGAG GACCACCGTGCACCCACTAGATCGGCAGTCCCATGGCAATGGGgacatggcagcagctggggcCAGAGCCGGCCTGGGGAACCCGTGCTccagggaggagctggagaggacGGGCAG GCTTTTTGGGGGGCTGCTGCAAGACATCCGGAGGAAGGCGCCTTGGTACGGCAGCGACTTCTCTGATGCCCTGCACCCCCAGTGCCTCTCAGCAGTGCTCTACATCTACCTAGTGACGGTCACCAATGCCATCACCTTTGGGGGCATGCTGGGCGATGCAACTGCCAACATGCAG GGGGTGCTGGAGAGCTTCCTGGGCACGGCCTTTGCTGGCTCCATCTTCTGCCTCTTTTCCGGCCAGCCCCTGACCATCCTGAGCAGCACTGGCCCCGTGCTGGTCTTTGAGcgcctcctcttctccttcagcCA GGACCACAGCTTGGACTACCTGGAGTTTCGCCTCTGGATTGGGCTCTGGGTGGCCTTTTTTGGTGTGGTCTTGGTGGCCACTGAGGCCAGCCACCTGGTGCAGTACTTCACCCGCTTCACTGAGGAAGGCTTCTGCGCCCTCATCAGCTTGATATTCATCTATGACTCCTTGAAGAAGATGCTGAGCCTGGCGGACACCTTCCCCATCAACTGGCAATACCGGCTCGACAACGTCACCTCCTACAGCTGCGTCTGCAACTTGTCCAGCCCTGGTGAGCCCAAGCAGCT ctctgcagggaatGACACACCGCTCCCCTCGTCCCTG CCTCCCGCCGCCCTGGCTGGGCTGAGCAGGACCCAGTGCCTGGGTCGAGGCGGGCACCTCCTGGGGACCAGCTGCCAGTATGTGCCCGATGTCACCCTCgtctccttcctgctctttgGGGGCACCTTCCTCTCCTGCACTGCTCTCAAGCGCTTCAGGAGCAGCCGCTACTTCCCTGTGGGT GTGCGGAAGCTGGTGAGCGACTTCGCCATCATCCTGGCCAGCCTCGCCTCCTGTGCTGTTGACGCTGCCCTGGGCCTGGAGACCCCCAAGCTCCTTGTCCCCAGCGAGCTAAAG cccaCGAACCCAGTGCGAGGCTGGATCATCTCCCCCTTTCGAGCCAACCCATGGTGGGTCTGCCTGGTGTCTGCGGTGCCGGCTGTCCTCGTCACCATTCTCATTTTCATGGACCAGCAGATCACAGCCGTCATCCTTAACCGCAGGGAGTACAAGCTGCAG AAGGGAGCAGGCTTTCACCTGGACCTCCTCTGTGTCTCCCTCCTGATGGTTGTCACCTCTGCCACCGGCCTCCCCTGGTACGTCTCGGCCACCGTCATCTCCCTGGCGCACATGGAGAGCCTGAAGAAGGAGAGCACAACCTCAGCCCCTGGCGAGCACCCCGAGTTCCTGGGCATCAG ggagcagaggctgactggcctgGCTGTCTTCATCCTGACGGGGGTCTCTGTCTTCATGGCACCCATTCTCAAG CACATCCCGATGCCAGTGCTGTATGGGGTCTTTCTGCACATGGGGGTGGCAGCGCTGAATAGCATCCAG CTCACTGACCGTGTGCGGCTGCTCCTGATGCCGGCCAAGCACCAGCCAGACCTCCCCTACCTCCACCACGTGCCCCTGCACCGGGTGCACCTCTTCACCGTCATCCAGCTGCTGTGCCTGGCCCTGCTCTGGGTCCTCAAGTCCACCATGGCCGCTATCATTTTCCCGGTGATG ctgcTGGCGCTGGTGGGGATCCGGAAGGGGCTGGAGCGCATCTTCTCCCTGCACGACCTGAGCTGGCTGGACAGCCTCCTGCCCGAAACGGCCAGGAAGGAGGCGCAGGGGAAACAGCCCGGGAAACAGGAGAGCGACGGCGAGGAC GCTGAGCTGATGCATCGCCAAGGACCAGAGATCAACATCTCTGTGAATTAG